The genome window ATGGAAGTTTCATTCACATTCTTTGAGTAGTTTTTAAACATCTTATTTAATGTTATATACTGGTTACTATGTGTTGGCAGTGTTGTGTCTGTGGTCATGTGACTTTCAAGAGGAAGCCAACAAAGTTGTGACAAATATTCTCATTTCTTATAACAAAAACTTCTATGCGGTTTCAGTGATTAGAGCTTTTATGCTAATATGTGCTTTTGTTTCTGCAGGTATTACGAACTGCTGTGAGCAATAGATTAGCAAAAGTTCAGGGTTTTCTTTTTCGTGCTGCTTTCCTTCGACGTGTGCCGTTGTTCTTCCGCCtcatttttgaaaacattttattgTGTTTCCTCCAGTCAGCCTTGCATTCTACCTCAAAGTACATAACAGGAACCTTAAGTTTGCGATTTCGAAAAATATTGACAAGGCTTATCCATGCACAATATTTTCAGGTAGATATACTACTGGATGGTGACTGACAGTTAGCTCAATTACTTATTCTGTACTTTTGACCAGGGCTTCTCTATCCTGCTAATGTTTACACTTGTTATGGGTTAACATCTGTAAATGACtttaattcttcttctttttgttataAAGTAAACAAACAATAATGAGATATAAGTTCAAAATTTCTTTGATTGCAGTTATGTACGACTAAATAtctgtattatattttaatgaatATTTGCATTCAAGTATTAGGCATTCACTTTTGCCATTCAAGCTTTGATGTTTATTAGTTCTCCATTTAAATTCCAGGATATGGTATATTACAAACTATCTCATGTTGATGGTCGCATAACGAACCCTGAACAAAGAATTGCAAGTGATGTACCAAAGTTCTGTTCAGAGTTGAGTGACCTTATACAGGAGGATCTTGTTGCTGTTGCTGATGGACTACTGTATACTTGGCGTTTGTGTTCATATGCAAGCCCAAAATATTTGTTCTGGATATTGGTACTGCCTTAATCCTACACTGGATTCATGCAGAAAACTCATTTAGTTTCCTTTTCAAGTTTTAAGATACCTGACTGAAGTTAATTTCTTATTTGAGACTTTAATGGATTTctcattttatgttttcttaCAGGCCTATGTTTTTGGGGCTGGGGTTGCAATAAAAAATCTTTCTCCTGCATTTGGTAAGCTGATGTCAAAAGAACAGCAACTGGAAGGAGAGTACAGGCAGCTTCACTCACGATTAAGGACACATGCGGAAAGCATCGCATTTTATGGTGGTGAAAAAAGGGAAGATTTTCACATTCAACATAAGTTTAAGTCTCTTGTTCGGCATTTGAGGGTTGTGCTTCATGAGCACTGGTGGTTTGGCATGATTCAGGACTTTTTGCACAAGTATCTTGGTGCTACTGTTGCTGTTGTCCTGATAATTGAGCCCTTTTTTTCTGGACACCTGAGACCAGATGCTTCAACATTAGGAAGAGCAGAGATGTTGAGTAATCTGAGATATCATACCAGTGTCATAATATCTTTATTCCAGGCCCTTGGAACGCTTGCAATTAGTTCAAGGCGACTTAATCGTCTAAGGTATTGCTTGATTACTTTTTAAATCTTCATTTGGAGGGAAATTTGGACACATTCCCTAGAAATTTATTGAAGGGTATTCTAAGTGTTCAAACGTGTAGTGTGGGTTGGTACTTCTTGATCTTAGGAGTTGGCATCACACCTTAAacataaaatttgatttttcagttcATTTTATTTAGTCAGTtaataacataattatttttggaCTTCACCTAATACATAGATCACCTTTGTTTATGAAGTGGGAGCACGATTTAGTACGAATGTAGAACATGGTAAAGACCTGGAACAGGGATCtctatattattacaattatttggATAAAACATAACTCAGTGGATAGTTTGTCTTACTTTATAAAGTATGTTGAAACATGTTTTTCCTGAGGAGAAAGTTAAAGTGAAAGGATCCTGGAGGGTATTTGTCCTAGTTCAAGTTTTTGCATAAAGAAAGATGTTGGTTTTTATTAATGACATCATCAACTTTCATCAATCGGTAGATGGTGTTGGGAATGGTAGATTTTCATAACTTAGGCTTGATTTATTTTCACTTCTTTTATAGTACATGCAATCCTATTCCTCAGCACCACTTCTGTTTTGAAGAATATAGTAGAGGATTGATAGCTGTATGTGAACTCTGGGTTTGGTGTAGTGGTCAAGTGCTCACCTATTAGGCACAATGAGATCAAATCTTTGAAAATAGATGTCAGATCCTGTAGATCTTCCTTCTACAGGCTACATCTTGTGAGATAGACCTTATGCACTATCTATGACTTGTGTTCATAATGTATGGGTTTTGTTAGTTATTGAGAGAATACTCATTACTGTTTGTATGCTATGCCGTAGTTACTGGCTGTGGCTATTTTTATACTCACTTCGCTATTTTGCAGTGGCTATGCAGATCGTATTCATGAACTCATGGTGATTTCACGAGAACTAGGTGCCCATGATGTATCTACACTGCAAACTAATGGGGGTAGGAATTTTGTTAGTGAAGCAAACTACATTGAATTCGATGATGTTAAGGTGAGAAAATTGTCTTTGAATTTTCAGTTTTGAATTGATTATGATGCATTTGTTGTGCTCATAATGAGTTTGGTACCCTCTAGGTTGTTACACCAACTGGAAATGTATTAGTGGAGGACTTGAGCTTAAGAGTTGAAACCGGGTCCAACCttttaataacaggtaatagTTTGATGTTTCCTTTTGCATGGATACTTTCTATGTATCAGCTCAATCACCTTTTTTGATAAAAGGGCTCCTCCAAATGAATTAGTTGAAGGAAATTGGAACTTGTGATTTGGTGGTCATTGCAAATATCTATTGGCCAAATATTACTTATTGGGAGTTTGAGCTAGGAAGGGATGTTATGTTGAAACTTTAGTTTATTATGTTATGGATAAAAGTTGGTTTTGGCTTAGTTTGAGAAACAACTTAAATAAATATAGATTAGGGCTTTTATATATGCTCACAGCCGCTAGGGCTAGGCAAAAAACATATGTAACTTGAAATTCTACCTGAGAACCAATGAAATTAGCTTAGTTAGGGTTCTTTTTCTttccacccccaccccccaatCCCCCNNNNNNNNNNNNNNNNNNNNNNNNNNNNNNNNNNNNNNNNNNNNNNNNNNNNNNNNNNNNNNNNNNNNNNNNNNNNNNNNNNNNNNNNNNNNNNNNNNNNNNNNNNNNNNNNNNNNNNNNNNNNNNNNNNNNNNNNNNNNNNNNNNNNNNNNNNNNNNNNNNNNNNNNNNNNNNNNNNNNNNNNNNNNNNNNNNNNNNNNNNNNNNNNNNNNNNNNNNNNNNNNNNNNNNNNNNNNNNNNNNNNNNNNNNNNNNNNNNNNNNNNNNNNNNNNNNNNNNNNNNNNNNNNNNNNNNNNNNNNNNNNNNNNNNNNNNNNNNNNNNNNNNNNNNNNNNNNNNNNNNNNNNNNNNNNNNNNNNNNNNNNNNNNNNNNNNNNNNNNNNNNNNNNNNNNNNNNNNNNNNNNNNNNNNNNNNNNNNNNNNNNNNNNNNNNNNNNNNNNNNNNNNNNNNNNNNNNNNNNNNNNNNNNNNNNNNNNNNNNNNNNNNNNNNNNNNNNNNNNNNNNNNNNNNNNNNNNNNNNNNNNNNNNNNNNNNNNNNNNNNNNNNNNNNNNNNNNNNNNNNNNNNNNNNNNNNNNNNNNNNNNNNNNNNNNNNNNNNNNNNNNNNNNNNNNNNNNNNNNNNNNNNNNNNNNNNNNNNNNNNNNNNNNNNNNNNNNNNNNNNNNNNNNNNNNNNNNNNNNNNNNNNNNNNNNNNNNNNNNNNNNNNNNNNNNNNNNNNNNNNNNNNNNNNNNNNNNNNNNNNNNNNNNNNNNNNNNNNNNNNNNNNNNNNNNNNNNNNNNNNNNNNNNNNNNNNNNNNNNNNNNNNNNNNNNNNNNNNNNNNNNNNNNNNNNNNNNNNNNNNNNNNNNNNNNNNNNNNNNNNNNNNNNNNNNNNNNNNNNNNNNNNNNNNNNNNNNNNNNNNNNNNNNNNNNNNNNNNNNNNNNNNNNNNNNNNNNNNNNNNNNNNNNNNNNNNNNNNNNNNNNNNNNNNNNNNNNNNNNNNNNNNNNNNNNNNNNNNNNNNNNNNNNNNNNNNNNNNNNNNNNNNNNNNNNNNNNNNNNNNNNNNNNNNNNNNNNNNNNNNNNNNNNNNNNNNNNNNNNNNNNNNNNNNNNNNNNNaaaaaaaaaaaaaaaaaaaaaaactctagcCCCCCAAAACAAACACATCTGGTCTGAAACTTTTTACTCATTCTCTTCTAACTACACATCTCTGTGCTCTGAGGCTCTACTGCTCTAGCCTCACATCCTCAAGTCCTCATCTCTGTTTCTCTGTTGAGGACTCAGGGGCCAGACCCTCACTCTACATTGCTTCCTTGGCAGAATATGGATTGTACCGATAATATGGTTGTGCTGTTTATTATATTGGTAATGAAGTTGGATCTGAGGGGAATAATAATGATCCAACCAGGAATAAGTAGGGCAGTGTGTTATACAGAAGAAAGGGAACGGGAAAGCAGTGTTACAGGCAATGATGGAGAGGGTGGGAATGTGGGATGGCTGGTTTTATGTGACTCCTAAGTAATGCATGgataaattcaattattttgaaCAAGAGTTAGTGAGTTACAAGAGGGTGAATAATATCGTTGGGAGGGAACTGTGAACTGGGTTGTGGAGAATCAAAGCTTGCTTGAAATGTTGGATTTATCACCCACGGTGAAGAGGGAATAAGATTATAAGAACGTATATTAGTTGTTCAAGACAAGGATTTtgtgaaaatgaaaatgttatCCCCTAAAGTGgttcaataaaaaaatattagtagTCCAAAAATATTTCTGGTTCAAAGACTTATTTTCAAGTAATATATTTGTGAAAGTGAAAATGCTGCCTTCGTTGAAGGTTTGCCAAATTCTTACCCCCTAATGTGGCAGCGAGCCTTATTTGCTGGAATTTGAACTGAACAATTACTTTCAATTTTTGGGCCAGTAGGCAGGTAGCAAAGTAGTAGTAGTTGTTGTTCTTGATGTCTTcttgtcattattattttatttgttgttagAAATTCTGATATTTCATACTGAAATCTCAATTGTTTTTTGATTCAGATTTTTATATctgaaattcattttttttttttttataattatggtAGTTGATCTCTGACCTGACACCCAACCCTAACAATTTATGAGTTTGCCATTTCAATATCTCTACTACTTTCACTTACCTTTTGAAATAGCTTATGGAATTAAGCTCAAACCAGCTTGTCAAAGGCCAATAAGCTCCTTTTGTAATCCCATCCAAACATATTAAGAATCAGCTAAGTGAAAGTAGTAGAGATAAGCTGAAAATAAACTCATCCAAAATTAGCCCAATCATTCACGGAGCACTTCTGGGACCATGTTCAAATTTGGGACTGGTTGTGTCACAAATATAATTGTTCCTCAAAAAAGTCCTTTCTAGAAATATTCACAAATATGCATGAAGTTCCTGTTTTATGTGTAGCAATCTATATAATCCTGTCGATTGTTTTCAACGTCACCATGGGCAGATAGACTTTCCATTACATGTTTCAGGGGTGTATGATATCATTCTTCTTATACATTTGCTGGAGTACAAATGTAGTTAGAACttggcattttaattttgtaggtCCAAATGGTAGTGGCAAAAGCTCACTTTTTCGAGTTCTGGGAGGACTTTGGCCTCTTGTTTCTGGCCATATTGCAAAACCTGGAATTGGTTCTGAACTTAACAAGGAGATCTTTTATGTACCTCAACGGCCATATACAGCTATAGGGACACTCCGTGATCAGATAATATATCCTCTTACTTCTGATCAGGAGGTTGAGCCTCTCACACATAGTGGAATGGTTGAACTACTTAAAAATGTAAGTCTGCTTGATGGGTTAAAACAGATTGGTCTGATTAATATCAGGTTCAACATTGGTGATATTTCTTTGTCATTCTAGGTTGATCTTGAGTATCTATTGGACCGTTACCCACCTGAAAAAGAGGTAAATTGGGGCGATGAGTTATCGCTAGGAGAGCAGCAGAGATTGGGAATGGCCAGGCTTTTCTACCATAAACCCAAATTTGCGATTCTTGATGAGTGTACTAGTGCTGTGACAACGGATATGGAAAACCGTTTTTGTGCTAAAGTAAGAGCAATGGGAACATCTTGTATAACTATATCTCATCGCCCTGCTCTGGTTGCATTTCATGATCTGGTCTTGTCCTTGGATGGTGAAGGGGGTTGGACTGTACACCACAAGAGGTAGGTCTTCAGAAgtcaaaattgtaaatttatcttaaatttttaataatgtaaaCTGTGTATTTATCTATTGTAGTTTTGGAAATTTCCAGGGCAGATTCTCCTTCTCTTAATGAGCATGAGTTCAATAATAAGAAGCACGTTGAGTTTGGTAGAAAGAAGCTTTCTGATGCTGAGCGTCAAAGTGATGCGATGACTGTTCAGCGTGCATTTGCAAACACAAAACAGGTCTGGGGCACTTATTCCACATCATTAAGACATTATTTCGTTTTGTTTTTTATCGAATTTGTTTAACATGATTTTATGCTTGTTGCCATTGTCCACAGGATATGACATTTTCAAGTTCACAAGATGAATCATATTTTTCAGAGTTGTTAGCGGCATCTCCTCCAGCAGATGATAATTCCAAGTTTCCTGTATTTCCCCAACTTAAAAGCGTTCCAAGGAAATTACCTGTGAGAGTTGCTGCTATGTGTAAAATACTGGTGAGTGCAATGTTTGCAGGATAGCCAGTGTGTGATATAAACTTGATAATGGACACATGATTTTGGACTTCAGAAGCCTTACAGCCAATGATAATCTCTGTATAGAGTGTCTGCTGCATAATGGCAAATTAAATAGAAACAGAAAACATGTATTGTTTCTGTTAATGGCCATACTTGTTGGAGTTTTTAAAGAAAGAGTATCTTACACTTATTACAAAAACtatataggaaaaaaaaaagagcaccttaatttgtttaatcatttattgatttttttttaaaaaattttttaattttatttttttctgtgAAAACTCTTTGGATAACAGAAACGACCTGTATTTTTCCTTGCCTGTTAGTTCTTTAATATCAAAATCTACCTATCCAAATCTTAGCATTGAGGATCTTTATTTGCATGTCTCTTCTTGATTTAAGGCCCGTGTTACCTTGTGACTCTTAATTGAAAAAATCAACTTTTGTGTTCTAGTTATTATTAAACTCACATTTTGAATGTAATGCAGATTAATAAGTTACCACATCAAATGGGAATAAGTTCTATGTGAAATCATCATTGAAATAATGGACAGTAACAGTATTGATATTCTGCATTACAATGATGAACAACTTTTCTAAACAGGCACTTTTATGTTCTCCATTTGCTTCAGTTTGACCTTTTCTTATGGTTATTTAGGTCCCAACAATGTTGGATAAACAGGGTGTGCAACTCTTATCAGTTGCTTTACTTGTCTTGTCTAGAACTTGGATTTCTGATCGCATTGCCTCTTTAAATGGTAACTTACTCTTCATTGTTTGCCTTTTTCctgtcttttttcttttgcttcGTTAAAGTTATTTATCATCAACCTATTGATTTACCTAGGAACAACTGTGAAGTATGTTCTGGAGCAAGATAAGGTGGCATTTATTCGACTAATTGGTGTCAGTGTCCTTCAAAGTGCGGCCTCTTCTTTCATTGCACCATCTTTGAGGTATCTGTAGATCTGGAAGTGGTTGAATTTTAGACTTTTTGGTTAAATATTCTGATTTTGGCCCTCTGACTAATGATTGTTGGCATGTAACAATGTGAGTCTCCCTAGTCCTAAGGTCAGATATTTGAATTAAACTATTTTAAGTTTTTCAAtgaaagtatatttttaatgaaacCTGAAATTCTGCAATATCCCTAAAGGTTAgatttgtaccaaaaaaaaaaaagtgaacaaAATTTTGGCCCTACTTGAAGGCAGTTACTGGTTGTATATTGATTTAAATGTTATCTTTTGCAGAAACTTGACATCATTGCTGGCTCTTGGATGGAGGATTCGTCTGACTAAACACTTACTGAAGAACTATTTAAGAAAGAATGCATATTACAAGGTAACTAGCTAGTCCAATAACTAGAGAAATTATCTTTCATTGTTTGAGTTGatattttttctctttcaaGAGATCCAGTTTTATAAATTATGTTTTGAAGTATGAACAGGATCTCAAATTCTTATTTTGATAAGTTCAATTAGTACAGTTCTAATGAAATCTGAAATTCTGCAATATAGTTCCACTTGGTTAAGTTTGctgtttcttttcttctcaaatAAAATAGTAGTAGTTAACTTGCACTTCAATATTTCTTCTGCCTATTTCATATTACATCTGTAATCATTTAATTCAGTTGAATGCAATTGTTTCTTATGATCTACTCCTATTTGGGGTTTTACAGGATTAAGTATTACTATGTATTTGAATGAATGCTCTTAAGATTTTGCCTGGTCACTTTCATATGTCAAGTGGGCATTAATCAATACCCTCCTCTATACCTTGTTAATGTGTTGACAAAAATAACTTCAAATGGATATATTAGGTATTTAATATGTCAAGGGTCAACATTGATGCTGatcaaagattgactcaagaTCTTGATAAGCTAACCACTGACTTGTCTAGTCTGGTTACTGGAATGGTGAAGCCAACTGTAGACATCTTATGgtaagtacataaacatattGTCCTGGCTCTTTAGTAGTAACAATAGCTTCTAGATGTTGAAGGAGTTTTGAAACTGTGCAGGTTCACATGGAGAATGAAGCTTTTAACTGGTCAACGGGGAGTTGCTATATTATATGCTTACATGTTTTTAGGTTTAGGTTTTCTGAGGTGTGTAACTCCTGAGTTTGGTGACCTAGCAAGTCATGAACAACAGCTAGAAGGAACCTTTAGGTGATGTGACCTGTTCCTGTTTCTTTTCATATGACTGCATTTAGATACAGTTCTATTAACTATGTCTGGATGACCTGAGATTAGGTTTATGCACGAGAGATTGCGTACACATGCTGAATCTGTTGCTTTCTTTGGAGGTGGTGCACGAGAAAAGGAGGTGACATCACTGAATTTCACAATGATtctcttttgctttctttgtgtatagatgtaaaaaaaatttagttgcAACTTTTGATCtatattttaaatctttgtTAAATACTAAATATGACATACTGAGAATTCTGCATGCATTACATATTTTATGAAAATCCTAGAGTTGTAAcagggtttaaaaaaaaattaaaatccctCCATCTCATTTTGTGTTGGGTAATTGTTTTGGCacaatttttaagaaaacaaataagatGTTATATCCTTCCCAAAA of Ipomoea triloba cultivar NCNSP0323 chromosome 3, ASM357664v1 contains these proteins:
- the LOC116011990 gene encoding ABC transporter D family member 1 — encoded protein: MPSLQLLQLTEHGRSLLASRRKTLLLATGIIVAGGSAAAYMQSRKSLTNQSSIDQYDGPIGDVELNTSFGMSENNVKKSRQKKGGLRSLKVLAAILLSRMSSLGTRDLLALIVTVVLRTAVSNRLAKVQGFLFRAAFLRRVPLFFRLIFENILLCFLQSALHSTSKYITGTLSLRFRKILTRLIHAQYFQDMVYYKLSHVDGRITNPEQRIASDVPKFCSELSDLIQEDLVAVADGLLYTWRLCSYASPKYLFWILAYVFGAGVAIKNLSPAFGKLMSKEQQLEGEYRQLHSRLRTHAESIAFYGGEKREDFHIQHKFKSLVRHLRVVLHEHWWFGMIQDFLHKYLGATVAVVLIIEPFFSGHLRPDASTLGRAEMLSNLRYHTSVIISLFQALGTLAISSRRLNRLSGYADRIHELMVISRELGAHDVSTLQTNGGRNFVSEANYIEFDDVKVVTPTGNVLVEDLSLRVETGSNLLITGPNGSGKSSLFRVLGGLWPLVSGHIAKPGIGSELNKEIFYVPQRPYTAIGTLRDQIIYPLTSDQEVEPLTHSGMVELLKNVDLEYLLDRYPPEKEVNWGDELSLGEQQRLGMARLFYHKPKFAILDECTSAVTTDMENRFCAKVRAMGTSCITISHRPALVAFHDLVLSLDGEGGWTVHHKRADSPSLNEHEFNNKKHVEFGRKKLSDAERQSDAMTVQRAFANTKQDMTFSSSQDESYFSELLAASPPADDNSKFPVFPQLKSVPRKLPVRVAAMCKILVPTMLDKQGVQLLSVALLVLSRTWISDRIASLNGTTVKYVLEQDKVAFIRLIGVSVLQSAASSFIAPSLRNLTSLLALGWRIRLTKHLLKNYLRKNAYYKVFNMSRVNIDADQRLTQDLDKLTTDLSSLVTGMVKPTVDILWFTWRMKLLTGQRGVAILYAYMFLGLGFLRCVTPEFGDLASHEQQLEGTFRFMHERLRTHAESVAFFGGGAREKEMVESRFKELLHHSALLLKKKWLFGIIDEFITKQLPHNVTWGLSLLYAVEHKGNRALTSTQGELAHALRFLASVVSQSFLAFGDILELHRKFVELSGGINRIFELEELLDAAQNDEPAGVPASPSSSEDVISFSGMNIITPAQQLLARKLTCDIMPGKSLLVTGPNGSGKSSIFRVLRGLWPVVSGNLVRPGQQLNSGFGCGIFYVPQRPYTCLGTLRDQIIYPLSREEAKRRALALILDDQEATGSQIILDSYLKTILERVKLLYLLEREGGWDTNQNWEDILSLGEQQRLGMARLFFHKPRFGILDECTNATSVDVEEHLYRLAKDSGITVVTSSQRPALIPFHSLELRLIDGEGKWELRSIEQ